A region from the Sulfitobacter sp. D7 genome encodes:
- a CDS encoding helix-turn-helix transcriptional regulator: protein MRIEPHLERIWERLAQADGQPELGQACEDLRDHYGILHVVYHWVDTAGVQYGCGTYGPLWSERYQAHNYLRIDPVVAGCYRRFEPVDWKDLDWSSRAARQFHRDALDHGVGNQGFSVPIRGPHGQFALFTTNHSCTDGVWAAFTARHRRDLIWAAHCFNEKALALAPDRAPCAVQALSPREVDAMTLLAVGYSRAQVADRLSISEHTLRAYVESARFKLGASNTTHAVARALSRGLIVV, encoded by the coding sequence ATGAGGATAGAGCCGCATCTGGAACGCATTTGGGAAAGGCTGGCACAGGCTGACGGCCAGCCCGAACTTGGCCAAGCCTGCGAAGACCTGCGCGATCACTACGGCATTTTGCATGTGGTCTATCACTGGGTCGACACGGCGGGCGTGCAATATGGCTGCGGCACCTACGGGCCGCTCTGGTCCGAGCGCTATCAGGCGCACAACTACCTCCGCATCGATCCGGTTGTCGCGGGCTGCTATCGCCGGTTTGAACCGGTGGACTGGAAAGACCTCGATTGGTCCTCTCGCGCGGCGCGGCAGTTCCACCGGGATGCCTTGGACCACGGGGTCGGCAATCAGGGTTTCTCGGTCCCGATCCGGGGGCCGCATGGGCAATTTGCGCTGTTTACCACGAACCATAGTTGCACAGATGGGGTCTGGGCCGCCTTCACCGCGCGGCACCGGCGCGATCTGATCTGGGCGGCGCATTGTTTCAACGAGAAGGCATTGGCACTGGCCCCGGACCGTGCGCCCTGCGCAGTGCAGGCGCTGTCCCCCCGTGAGGTCGATGCGATGACGCTGTTGGCGGTGGGCTATAGCCGCGCGCAGGTGGCCGACCGGTTGTCGATCTCGGAACACACGCTGCGGGCCTATGTGGAAAGCGCGCGGTTCAAACTGGGCGCATCGAACACGACCCATGCCGTCGCACGCGCGCTCAGCCGGGGGCTGATCGTCGTCTGA
- a CDS encoding sulfite exporter TauE/SafE family protein, with protein sequence MQIYLPIAEVSVNAFLLLGLGGIVGILSGMFGVGGGFLITPLLFFVGIPPAVAVATSTNQIVASSFSALLAHLKRRTVDFRMGWVLLAGGLVGSGIGMFIFNYLKSLGQVDLLVTLCYVIFLGIIGGLMFFESLRAIRRTRKGGRVQRKKHYWVHGLPIKMRFRVSGLYISVIPPVLVGAAVGMLSAIMGVGGGFIMVPAMIYLLGMPTKVVIGTSLLQIIFVTGFTTMLHATTNQTVDIVLAVLLLVGGVLGAQVGTRIGVRMQAEQLRILLAVLVLAVCGKLALDLLLEPSELYSLSPVAAE encoded by the coding sequence ATGCAAATCTACCTGCCCATCGCCGAAGTTTCGGTTAACGCCTTTCTCCTTCTGGGATTGGGCGGCATTGTGGGCATCCTGTCGGGCATGTTCGGCGTCGGCGGCGGGTTTCTGATCACGCCGCTTTTGTTCTTTGTGGGCATCCCCCCTGCCGTGGCCGTGGCCACCTCGACCAACCAGATCGTCGCGTCGTCTTTTTCGGCCCTGCTGGCGCATCTCAAACGGCGCACGGTGGATTTCCGAATGGGCTGGGTCCTGCTGGCCGGGGGTCTTGTCGGCTCGGGCATCGGCATGTTCATCTTTAACTACCTGAAATCGCTGGGTCAGGTCGATCTGCTGGTGACCCTTTGCTACGTGATCTTTCTGGGCATCATCGGCGGGCTGATGTTCTTTGAATCGCTCCGCGCGATCCGCCGCACCCGCAAGGGCGGGCGCGTGCAGCGCAAGAAACACTACTGGGTCCACGGCCTGCCAATCAAAATGCGGTTTCGGGTATCGGGGCTTTATATCTCGGTGATCCCCCCGGTGCTTGTCGGCGCGGCGGTTGGGATGCTCTCGGCCATCATGGGCGTCGGTGGCGGCTTCATTATGGTGCCCGCGATGATCTACCTGCTTGGCATGCCCACCAAAGTGGTGATCGGCACCTCGCTGTTGCAGATCATTTTCGTGACCGGTTTCACCACCATGCTGCACGCCACCACCAACCAGACGGTCGACATCGTGCTGGCGGTGCTCTTGCTGGTCGGCGGGGTGCTGGGCGCGCAGGTTGGCACACGGATCGGCGTGCGGATGCAGGCCGAACAGTTGCGCATCTTGCTGGCGGTGCTGGTCCTCGCGGTCTGCGGCAAGCTGGCGCTTGATCTGCTGCTGGAACCGTCCGAGCTTTATTCCCTCAGCCCGGTGGCGGCAGAATGA
- a CDS encoding ABC transporter permease, which translates to MDYITLIQLLDSTVRLATPLLLACLAGLFSERAGVFDIGLEGKMLAAAFFSAAVASLTGSVWLGLAAGIASSLALSAVHGLASITFRGNQLISGVAINFLAAGMTVLIAQDWFAQGGRTPSLFGGARFEPITLPFAEAVADVPFIGPFYEELISGHSILVYAAFLAVPLTWWILFRTRFGLRLRAVGENPAAVDTAGVSVVGLRYAAVAIAGLLCGVAGAYLSTALQAGFVKDMSAGRGFIALAALIFAKWRPWYALWATLLFGLFGALETRPDVIQSVIGIKVQGQLLGALPYLMTVVILAGFVGKAIPPRAGGEPYVKER; encoded by the coding sequence ATGGACTATATCACGCTCATCCAATTGCTCGACAGCACCGTTCGGCTGGCCACGCCGCTGCTTTTGGCCTGTCTTGCCGGTCTTTTCTCCGAACGCGCGGGCGTCTTTGACATCGGGCTTGAGGGCAAGATGCTGGCGGCGGCGTTCTTTTCCGCCGCGGTGGCATCGCTCACCGGGTCGGTCTGGCTTGGCCTTGCGGCGGGCATCGCCTCTTCGCTGGCACTCAGCGCTGTCCACGGGCTGGCCTCGATCACCTTCCGTGGCAACCAGCTCATTTCTGGCGTGGCGATCAACTTTCTCGCCGCGGGCATGACGGTGCTGATTGCCCAAGACTGGTTCGCCCAAGGCGGCCGCACACCCTCGCTCTTTGGCGGCGCACGGTTCGAGCCGATCACCCTGCCCTTTGCCGAGGCCGTGGCCGACGTGCCCTTCATCGGCCCCTTCTACGAAGAGCTGATCTCGGGCCATTCGATCCTTGTCTATGCCGCCTTCCTCGCCGTGCCGCTGACATGGTGGATCCTGTTCCGCACCCGCTTTGGCCTGCGCCTCCGGGCGGTGGGTGAAAACCCTGCCGCCGTGGACACCGCTGGCGTCTCGGTCGTCGGTCTGCGCTATGCCGCCGTGGCCATTGCCGGGCTGCTCTGTGGCGTGGCTGGGGCCTACCTCAGCACCGCGCTGCAGGCGGGCTTCGTCAAAGACATGTCGGCGGGCCGTGGCTTTATCGCGCTGGCCGCGCTGATCTTTGCCAAGTGGCGCCCTTGGTACGCGCTCTGGGCCACGCTGCTCTTTGGCCTTTTCGGCGCGCTGGAAACCCGGCCTGACGTGATTCAGTCGGTCATCGGCATCAAGGTGCAGGGCCAGCTTCTGGGCGCACTACCCTATCTGATGACGGTGGTGATCCTCGCAGGCTTCGTCGGCAAGGCGATCCCGCCCCGCGCGGGCGGCGAACCCTATGTGAAAGAACGCTGA
- a CDS encoding ABC transporter ATP-binding protein produces MTDTAPATGTAPAIELKGISKAFGPVQANKDISIRVMPGTIHGIIGENGAGKSTLMSILYGFYKADAGEIFISGKKTEIPDSQAAISAGIGMVFQHFKLVENFTVLENIILGAEDGRLLKPSLSKARKTLISLSEDYGLNVDPDALVQDIGVGMQQRVEILKALYRQADILILDEPTGVLTPAEADQLFRILGRLRSEGKTIILITHKLREIMEITDTVSVMRRGKMTATVKTAETSPPELAELMVGRKVLLRVNKKPATPGDVILDVKGLRVVDDKGVERLRGIDLQIRAGEVLGLAGVAGNGQSELLEVLGGYADGTGSVTLNGTPLDLSGKKSDGQSRRARGVAHVPEDRQREGLIMDFQAWENNVFGYHHDDRFNSGMLMDHAAIRADAEDKMERFDVRPPDPTLAAKNFSGGNQQKIVLAREIERNPDLLLIGQPTRGVDIGAIEFIHEQIIALRDQGKAILLVSVELEEILALSDRIAVMFDGQIMGERAADQTDEKELGLLMAGITDTENEHSVAEVEANLARAGGDASKEI; encoded by the coding sequence ATGACCGATACCGCCCCCGCTACCGGCACCGCGCCAGCGATCGAACTCAAAGGCATCTCCAAAGCCTTCGGCCCTGTGCAGGCCAACAAAGACATCTCGATCCGCGTGATGCCCGGCACGATCCACGGGATTATCGGCGAAAACGGCGCGGGCAAATCGACGCTGATGTCGATCCTTTATGGTTTCTACAAAGCCGACGCGGGTGAGATTTTCATCAGTGGCAAAAAGACCGAGATTCCCGACAGCCAAGCCGCCATCTCGGCGGGCATCGGCATGGTGTTCCAGCATTTCAAGCTGGTCGAGAACTTCACCGTGCTGGAAAATATCATTCTGGGCGCCGAAGATGGCCGCCTGCTGAAGCCCTCGCTCTCCAAAGCCCGCAAAACACTGATCAGCCTGTCTGAGGACTACGGCCTCAACGTCGATCCCGACGCGCTGGTGCAGGACATCGGCGTCGGCATGCAGCAGCGGGTGGAGATCCTCAAGGCGCTCTACCGGCAGGCCGACATTCTGATCTTGGACGAGCCGACCGGCGTGTTGACCCCTGCCGAGGCCGACCAGCTATTCCGCATCCTCGGGCGCCTGCGATCTGAGGGCAAAACCATCATCCTCATCACCCACAAGCTGCGCGAGATCATGGAGATCACCGACACCGTGTCGGTCATGCGCCGGGGCAAGATGACCGCGACCGTGAAAACCGCCGAGACCTCGCCGCCGGAACTGGCCGAGCTGATGGTCGGGCGTAAGGTATTGCTCCGCGTGAATAAAAAGCCTGCCACACCGGGCGATGTGATCCTTGATGTCAAAGGTCTGCGCGTGGTTGACGACAAGGGCGTCGAGCGTCTGCGCGGCATCGACCTGCAGATCCGCGCGGGCGAAGTGCTGGGCCTTGCGGGTGTTGCGGGCAACGGCCAATCCGAACTTCTCGAAGTGCTGGGCGGCTATGCCGATGGCACCGGCAGCGTCACGCTAAACGGCACGCCGCTGGACCTTTCGGGCAAGAAATCCGACGGCCAATCGCGCCGCGCCCGCGGCGTGGCCCATGTGCCCGAAGACCGCCAGCGCGAGGGTCTGATCATGGATTTTCAGGCGTGGGAAAACAACGTCTTCGGCTACCACCACGACGACCGCTTCAACAGCGGAATGTTGATGGACCACGCGGCCATCCGTGCCGATGCCGAAGACAAGATGGAACGCTTTGACGTGCGCCCGCCCGACCCGACGCTGGCGGCCAAGAACTTCTCGGGCGGGAACCAGCAAAAGATCGTTCTGGCCCGGGAGATCGAGCGCAACCCCGACCTGTTGCTGATCGGCCAGCCCACACGCGGCGTCGACATTGGCGCGATTGAGTTCATCCACGAGCAGATCATCGCCCTGCGCGATCAAGGCAAGGCGATCTTGCTGGTCTCGGTCGAACTCGAAGAAATCCTTGCCCTGTCGGACCGCATTGCAGTGATGTTCGACGGACAGATCATGGGCGAACGCGCCGCCGACCAGACCGACGAGAAAGAACTGGGGCTGCTCATGGCTGGCATCACCGACACCGAAAACGAACACAGCGTGGCCGAGGTCGAAGCCAATCTCGCCCGCGCCGGCGGCGACGCCAGCAAGGAGATCTGA
- the ccrA gene encoding crotonyl-CoA carboxylase/reductase, translated as MALDTKHADYDAPQKDLYEVGEMPPMGHVPKQMYAWAIRRERHGDPDSAMLQEVVDVPQLDSQDVLVLVMAAGINYNGVWAARGVPISPFDGHGEPYHIAGSDASGIVWAVGDKVTRWKVGDEVVIHCNQDDGDDEECNGGDPMYSSSQRIWGYETPDGSFSQFTRVQSQQLMPRPKHLTWEESACYTLTLATAYRMLFGHEPHDLKPGQNVLVWGASGGLGSYAIQLINTAGANAIGVISDESKRQFVMDLGAKGVLNRKDFNCWGQLPTVNTPEYNEWFKEARKFGKAIWDITGKGVNVDMVFEHPGEATFPVSTFVVKKGGMVVICAGTSGFNLTFDVRYMWMHQKRLQGSHFAHLKQASAANKLMMERRLDPCMSEVFSWADLPEAHMKMMRNEHKPGNMSVLVQAPTTGLRTLEDTVMARD; from the coding sequence ATGGCACTGGATACGAAACACGCCGACTATGACGCCCCGCAAAAAGACCTGTATGAAGTGGGTGAAATGCCCCCGATGGGTCATGTCCCGAAACAGATGTATGCTTGGGCCATTCGCCGCGAGCGGCACGGCGACCCGGATAGCGCAATGCTGCAGGAAGTCGTCGATGTGCCCCAGCTCGACAGTCAGGACGTGCTGGTCTTGGTCATGGCGGCGGGCATCAACTACAACGGTGTCTGGGCCGCGCGCGGCGTGCCGATCAGCCCCTTTGACGGCCATGGTGAGCCCTATCACATCGCAGGTTCCGACGCCTCTGGCATCGTCTGGGCGGTGGGCGACAAGGTGACCCGCTGGAAAGTCGGCGACGAGGTGGTGATCCACTGCAACCAAGACGATGGCGACGATGAGGAATGCAACGGCGGCGACCCGATGTATTCGTCCAGCCAGCGCATCTGGGGCTATGAGACGCCCGATGGGTCGTTCTCTCAGTTCACCCGCGTGCAGAGCCAGCAGCTTATGCCGCGCCCCAAGCACCTGACATGGGAAGAAAGTGCCTGTTACACGCTGACGCTGGCCACCGCCTACCGGATGCTTTTCGGTCACGAGCCGCATGACCTGAAGCCCGGCCAGAACGTGCTGGTCTGGGGTGCGTCGGGCGGCCTTGGCTCCTATGCGATCCAGCTCATCAACACCGCAGGCGCCAATGCGATCGGCGTGATCTCGGACGAGAGCAAGCGGCAGTTCGTGATGGACCTGGGCGCCAAGGGCGTGTTGAACCGCAAGGATTTCAACTGCTGGGGCCAGCTGCCCACGGTGAACACGCCGGAATATAACGAGTGGTTCAAAGAGGCCCGCAAGTTCGGCAAGGCGATCTGGGACATCACCGGCAAAGGCGTGAACGTCGATATGGTGTTCGAACACCCCGGCGAGGCGACTTTCCCAGTTTCGACCTTCGTGGTCAAAAAGGGCGGCATGGTGGTGATCTGTGCCGGGACGAGCGGCTTTAACCTGACCTTCGATGTGCGCTATATGTGGATGCACCAGAAGCGTTTGCAGGGCAGCCACTTTGCCCATCTGAAACAGGCGAGCGCGGCGAATAAGTTGATGATGGAACGCCGTCTTGATCCCTGCATGTCCGAAGTCTTTAGCTGGGCCGATTTGCCCGAGGCGCATATGAAGATGATGCGCAATGAGCATAAGCCGGGCAATATGTCGGTGCTGGTGCAGGCCCCCACGACCGGACTGCGCACACTCGAAGACACGGTGATGGCGCGCGACTGA
- a CDS encoding ABC transporter permease, with the protein MDVMPKWAEVILVPLISLLLAALLSALVILAIGEDPIAAVTLMVKGALGSTYGWGYTLYYATNFIFTGLAVAVAFHARLFNIGGEGQAMLGGLGVAIAALYIPWPHWTLALIGCGVMAGLLGAIWAAIPGWLQAKRGSHVVITTIMFNFIAAALLNYVLVNVMRPPGSMDPASARFPEAVHLPTLHELLAPLGIAFSKSAPANVSLLVATAACIVVWLLIWRTRLGYEIRAYGHSQPAAKYAGISPVRITMVTMIISGALAGLMAINNVMGESERLVLNATEGAGFIGIAVALMGRSHPVGVFFAALLFGFLYQGGAELALWTSIPRELIVVIQALVILFTGALDNMVRMPLERLFLMFRRPGPPANSADSEPKPGPRSAQSESAE; encoded by the coding sequence ATGGACGTGATGCCAAAATGGGCCGAGGTGATCCTCGTGCCGCTGATCTCTTTGTTGCTGGCCGCCCTGCTCTCGGCGCTGGTGATCCTTGCCATCGGTGAAGACCCGATTGCCGCCGTGACACTGATGGTCAAAGGCGCGCTCGGCTCGACCTATGGCTGGGGCTACACACTTTATTACGCGACCAACTTCATCTTCACCGGGCTTGCCGTTGCCGTGGCCTTTCACGCGCGGCTGTTCAACATCGGGGGCGAAGGTCAGGCAATGCTGGGCGGTTTGGGCGTCGCCATTGCCGCGCTCTATATCCCTTGGCCGCATTGGACGCTGGCGCTGATCGGCTGCGGTGTGATGGCCGGGCTTTTGGGCGCGATCTGGGCCGCGATCCCCGGCTGGTTGCAAGCCAAACGCGGCAGCCACGTCGTGATCACCACGATCATGTTCAACTTTATCGCCGCCGCCTTGCTGAACTATGTGTTGGTCAACGTCATGCGCCCGCCCGGCAGCATGGACCCGGCCAGCGCGCGCTTTCCCGAGGCCGTGCATCTGCCCACGTTGCATGAATTGCTGGCCCCGCTTGGCATTGCCTTTTCCAAGTCCGCCCCCGCCAACGTCTCACTGCTCGTCGCCACCGCGGCCTGTATCGTGGTCTGGCTGCTGATCTGGCGCACCCGTCTGGGCTATGAAATCCGCGCCTATGGCCATTCTCAACCTGCCGCCAAATACGCGGGCATCTCGCCCGTGCGCATCACCATGGTCACGATGATCATCTCGGGCGCGCTGGCGGGGCTGATGGCGATCAACAACGTCATGGGCGAAAGCGAACGTCTGGTGCTGAACGCCACCGAGGGCGCAGGCTTTATCGGCATCGCCGTGGCGCTGATGGGCCGCAGCCACCCGGTTGGCGTCTTCTTTGCAGCGCTGCTCTTTGGTTTCCTCTATCAAGGTGGTGCCGAACTGGCCCTCTGGACCTCGATCCCGCGCGAATTGATCGTCGTGATCCAAGCGCTGGTGATCCTCTTCACCGGCGCGCTCGACAATATGGTGCGGATGCCGCTGGAGCGTCTTTTCCTGATGTTCCGCCGCCCCGGCCCCCCTGCCAATTCCGCTGACAGCGAGCCCAAACCCGGCCCCCGCAGCGCCCAGTCGGAGAGCGCGGAATGA
- a CDS encoding TIGR02186 family protein yields the protein MIRAVLAFAGLMFTALTAAAEEEIVLGLSQAEVSITTNFDGSEILVYGAVKRETPIPEGAPLEVVVTVSGPSTPIMVRRKERRFGIWVNTDAVEVDRAPSFYAVVTSGPLSEVLKRIEDLRHRISIPRAIRSVGAPMEIADPTQFTDALIRVRKDANLYQVIEDGVKVDEQTLFRAAVALPASLTEGAYDTRIFLTRGGDVVAQYETVIDVRKVGMERWLFNLAHEQAFIYGLLSLFIAISAGWGASAVFGLLRR from the coding sequence ATGATCCGCGCAGTTCTCGCATTCGCTGGCCTGATGTTCACCGCGCTCACCGCCGCGGCGGAAGAGGAGATCGTGCTGGGCCTCAGCCAAGCCGAAGTCTCCATCACCACCAATTTCGACGGGTCTGAGATCCTCGTCTACGGCGCTGTCAAACGTGAAACCCCGATCCCCGAAGGCGCGCCGCTTGAGGTGGTCGTCACCGTCTCTGGCCCCTCGACCCCGATCATGGTGCGGCGCAAGGAACGGCGCTTTGGCATCTGGGTCAACACCGACGCAGTTGAGGTCGACCGCGCGCCGAGTTTCTATGCCGTGGTCACCTCTGGTCCGCTGTCCGAAGTGCTCAAACGCATCGAAGACCTGCGCCACCGCATTTCCATCCCCCGCGCCATCCGCTCTGTCGGCGCCCCGATGGAGATCGCGGACCCGACCCAGTTCACCGATGCGCTGATCCGCGTGCGCAAGGATGCCAACCTCTACCAAGTCATCGAAGACGGCGTGAAGGTCGATGAACAGACCCTCTTTCGCGCCGCCGTGGCCCTGCCTGCCTCGCTCACCGAGGGCGCCTATGACACGCGGATTTTCCTGACCCGTGGCGGCGATGTGGTGGCGCAATATGAGACGGTGATCGACGTGCGCAAAGTCGGGATGGAACGGTGGCTGTTCAACCTCGCCCATGAGCAGGCGTTTATCTACGGGCTGCTGTCGCTCTTTATCGCCATTTCTGCGGGCTGGGGCGCCTCTGCCGTCTTCGGGTTGCTGCGCCGCTAA
- a CDS encoding ATP-dependent DNA helicase encodes MTSTALTYSEDQAAAHDKVAEMLRSAGIDLDDSLLMPPAGGPDQVMAVTGKAGSGKTLLLAELYRALEAAGVDIVSGDYESRKKREKRTLAILAPTNKAASVLRLRGVPATTIHRILYTPVYHPEYERIAEWLTGNGEKPDIEGLSEVALDRAAAFFANNKSVPGALAAAGLRGSDFITGWKRREDPLDIGFVDESSMLDDKQFEDLKEIFPTLLLFGDPAQLAPVGQSGTMVFEKLPEKRVLNLNRIHRQQADNPILDLAHALADPQLEFHDFERMIEDAARKDDRVVWGQRVEVDLMARSPVLVWRNATRIRLINAFRAVHGAPEDALLAGEPLICDGIELPLKHRKKRLDLEARGLIKGAQVVYLGEGRKPGFSRLHVIGAEDPQVSAASIVKIEKPDEEEPFIPFAARMGATFLHGAAVTIHKAQGSQWENVQVFAPDLYAAARMGRSEAGQPLWKRLAYVAITRAQERLIWVVRNRLSKPSGPLRVDDLRAAPAAALTLEATEDGAA; translated from the coding sequence ATGACATCTACCGCGCTCACCTACTCCGAAGACCAAGCCGCTGCCCATGACAAGGTGGCCGAGATGCTGCGCTCTGCGGGCATTGATCTGGACGATTCATTGCTGATGCCGCCTGCGGGCGGGCCGGATCAGGTGATGGCGGTGACCGGCAAGGCCGGATCGGGCAAAACGCTGCTGCTGGCCGAGCTTTATCGTGCCTTGGAAGCGGCGGGTGTCGATATCGTCTCCGGCGATTACGAATCGCGCAAGAAACGCGAGAAACGCACGCTGGCGATCCTTGCGCCGACCAATAAAGCGGCCAGCGTTTTGCGTCTGCGCGGCGTGCCCGCGACGACGATCCACCGTATTCTTTACACGCCGGTTTACCACCCTGAATACGAGCGCATCGCGGAATGGCTGACCGGGAACGGCGAAAAGCCGGACATCGAAGGACTAAGCGAAGTCGCGCTCGACCGGGCAGCGGCGTTTTTCGCGAACAACAAATCCGTGCCCGGTGCGCTGGCGGCGGCAGGCTTGCGGGGCAGTGATTTCATCACCGGCTGGAAGCGGCGCGAAGACCCGCTGGATATCGGTTTTGTCGACGAAAGCTCGATGCTGGATGACAAACAGTTCGAGGACCTGAAAGAGATTTTCCCGACGCTGCTTCTGTTCGGCGATCCGGCGCAGTTGGCCCCGGTGGGGCAATCCGGCACGATGGTGTTTGAAAAACTGCCCGAAAAGCGGGTGTTGAACCTCAACCGTATCCACCGACAGCAAGCTGACAATCCGATCCTTGATCTGGCCCATGCGCTGGCCGACCCGCAGCTGGAGTTTCATGACTTCGAGCGGATGATCGAAGACGCGGCACGCAAGGATGATCGCGTGGTTTGGGGCCAGCGGGTTGAGGTTGATCTGATGGCGCGCAGCCCCGTGCTGGTCTGGCGCAACGCCACGCGCATTCGGTTGATCAACGCCTTCCGCGCCGTGCATGGCGCCCCCGAAGATGCGCTGTTGGCAGGCGAGCCGCTGATCTGCGACGGGATCGAACTGCCGTTGAAGCACCGCAAGAAACGCCTCGACCTAGAAGCGCGCGGCCTGATCAAGGGCGCGCAGGTGGTCTATCTGGGCGAGGGGCGTAAGCCGGGGTTCAGCAGGTTGCACGTCATCGGTGCCGAAGACCCGCAGGTAAGTGCCGCGTCGATCGTGAAAATCGAAAAACCGGATGAGGAAGAGCCCTTTATTCCCTTCGCCGCGCGTATGGGGGCCACGTTTCTGCACGGCGCTGCTGTGACGATCCACAAGGCGCAGGGAAGCCAGTGGGAGAACGTGCAGGTCTTTGCGCCCGATCTTTATGCGGCCGCGCGGATGGGGCGCTCTGAGGCCGGGCAACCGCTGTGGAAACGGCTTGCCTATGTCGCCATCACCCGCGCGCAGGAGCGGTTGATTTGGGTGGTGCGCAACCGCCTAAGCAAACCATCCGGCCCGCTGCGCGTCGACGATCTGCGTGCCGCCCCGGCAGCCGCGCTGACGCTTGAGGCGACCGAGGATGGCGCGGCTTAG